One window of Desulfurobacteriaceae bacterium genomic DNA carries:
- a CDS encoding formyltransferase family protein, with protein MGKILFLTNNPISYGLANWLAEIGEDVVVYKKQICVEMVKTLNPGMIISYNYKYLIPKEILELFPERKLLNLHISFLPWNRGAHPNVWSFIDETPKGISIHLIDEGIDTGDIIMQKEVEIDERKHTLKTSYELLHKEIQCLFKNNWKKIRNSELEPMPQRGKGSIHYKKDFKVIKHLLGKEGWSIPIPIFKERVKVWREKNENKDKG; from the coding sequence ATGGGGAAGATATTATTTCTAACCAATAATCCTATTTCCTACGGCTTGGCAAATTGGCTTGCAGAAATTGGAGAAGATGTAGTCGTTTATAAGAAACAAATATGTGTAGAAATGGTAAAAACTCTAAATCCTGGGATGATCATAAGTTATAATTATAAGTATTTAATTCCTAAGGAGATACTTGAACTTTTTCCTGAAAGGAAACTTTTGAATCTTCATATATCGTTTTTGCCTTGGAATCGAGGAGCACATCCAAATGTCTGGAGTTTTATAGATGAAACTCCAAAAGGTATATCTATTCACTTAATAGATGAAGGTATAGATACGGGAGATATCATAATGCAAAAAGAAGTAGAAATAGATGAAAGAAAACATACATTAAAAACGTCTTATGAACTTTTACATAAGGAAATTCAATGTTTATTTAAAAATAACTGGAAAAAGATCAGGAATTCCGAATTGGAACCTATGCCCCAAAGAGGTAAAGGAAGTATCCACTATAAAAAGGATTTTAAAGTGATTAAACATCTATTAGGAAAAGAAGGTTGGAGTATACCTATACCAATATTCAAAGAAAGAGTAAAGGTATGGAGGGAAAAAAATGAAAATAAAGATAAAGGATAA
- the pseG gene encoding UDP-2,4-diacetamido-2,4,6-trideoxy-beta-L-altropyranose hydrolase, with translation MDELRVYIITEGSSNIGFGHVTRCLSLYQAFEERGVKPRFIVNGDKSILRLLIGTNCEIVNWFKKQQMIFEKVKDADIVVVDSYLAGKNFYESLSKLVRLAVYIDDNKRIDYPEGIVVNGNIHAKDLNYPEKERVIYLLGTEYTPLRKEFWDVPEKEIRKTVQSAMITFGGDDIRNMTPKVLKLLSKNHPELKKNVIIGKGFRNVDEIKNSADENTNLIYYPNAEEIKEVMLDSDIAISAGGQTLYELARVGVPTIAIAVADNQMGNVKGWQKTGFIEYAGWWEDGDVIDNVEIAFRNIIYTEERKRRKELAKKYIDGKGCLRIIDFLLVFLREAWGRYYF, from the coding sequence GTGGATGAGCTGAGAGTCTATATCATTACAGAAGGTAGCAGTAATATAGGTTTTGGCCATGTTACAAGATGCTTGTCTTTATATCAAGCTTTTGAGGAAAGAGGTGTAAAACCGAGGTTTATTGTGAATGGCGATAAGTCCATATTAAGACTTTTAATAGGTACAAATTGTGAAATAGTTAACTGGTTTAAAAAACAGCAAATGATTTTTGAAAAAGTAAAGGATGCAGATATAGTCGTAGTTGATAGCTATTTGGCGGGTAAAAACTTTTATGAGAGTTTATCCAAACTCGTAAGACTTGCTGTTTATATAGATGATAACAAGCGAATAGATTATCCAGAGGGTATTGTTGTCAACGGAAATATTCATGCAAAGGATTTGAATTATCCTGAGAAAGAGAGAGTAATTTACCTACTCGGAACTGAATACACTCCTCTAAGGAAGGAATTTTGGGATGTTCCGGAAAAAGAGATAAGAAAAACAGTGCAGAGTGCTATGATAACCTTTGGCGGAGACGACATAAGAAATATGACTCCCAAGGTCTTAAAATTGCTTAGTAAAAATCATCCTGAACTTAAGAAAAATGTCATCATAGGAAAGGGATTCCGTAATGTTGATGAAATAAAAAACTCGGCCGATGAAAATACAAACTTAATATACTATCCTAATGCAGAGGAGATAAAGGAGGTGATGTTGGACTCTGATATTGCTATTTCAGCAGGTGGTCAAACGCTTTACGAGCTTGCAAGAGTTGGCGTTCCTACAATCGCAATTGCTGTTGCTGATAATCAGATGGGAAATGTAAAAGGATGGCAAAAAACAGGTTTCATAGAGTACGCTGGCTGGTGGGAAGATGGGGATGTTATTGATAATGTAGAAATAGCTTTTCGCAATATTATATATACTGAAGAAAGGAAAAGACGGAAAGAGTTAGCTAAAAAATATATTGATGGAAAAGGATGTTTGAGAATTATTGATTTTCTTCTGGTTTTTCTGAGGGAGGCATGGGGAAGATATTATTTCTAA
- a CDS encoding glycosyltransferase family protein — translation MKIGAIIQARTTSTRLPKKVLKELPCGSSITVLEQVIRRVKKSELIDEIIVATTTNPADKPIIELARKEEVKYFKGSEKNVLERYYLCAKENKLDVIVRITSDCPCIDWNVVDLVVREHLQKQADYTSNTLERTFPHGLDVEVVSFEALEKAYFGASQDFEKEHVCPYIYTTNKKEFKLVSVKAPTFLTAPDIRITLDTEEDYALLCAVFDYLYPQNNYFQTVDIVNLFREKPWLKLINRKVLQKKVFYSLEEELEEAKKLLELQELNRAKEIIEKWMS, via the coding sequence ATGAAGATAGGGGCTATTATCCAGGCAAGAACTACATCTACAAGACTTCCAAAAAAGGTTTTGAAAGAGCTCCCCTGCGGCAGTAGCATCACAGTACTTGAGCAGGTCATAAGAAGAGTGAAAAAATCGGAATTGATTGACGAAATAATAGTTGCTACGACAACCAATCCTGCCGATAAGCCAATTATTGAATTGGCGAGGAAAGAAGAAGTAAAATACTTCAAGGGTAGTGAGAAAAATGTTCTTGAAAGATATTATTTATGTGCCAAGGAAAATAAATTGGATGTAATAGTAAGAATAACAAGTGATTGTCCTTGTATCGACTGGAACGTTGTAGACTTAGTAGTAAGAGAACATTTACAAAAACAGGCAGATTATACTTCAAATACTTTGGAAAGAACCTTTCCTCACGGACTTGACGTTGAAGTAGTTTCTTTTGAAGCCTTAGAAAAGGCTTACTTTGGTGCATCGCAAGATTTTGAAAAAGAACATGTTTGTCCTTACATCTACACTACCAACAAAAAAGAGTTTAAATTAGTTTCCGTAAAAGCCCCCACATTTTTGACTGCCCCGGACATAAGGATAACCCTTGATACAGAAGAAGATTACGCTTTACTCTGTGCAGTTTTTGACTATCTATACCCTCAAAATAACTATTTTCAAACAGTTGACATAGTCAATCTCTTTAGAGAAAAACCCTGGCTTAAGCTGATAAATAGGAAAGTTTTACAAAAAAAGGTTTTTTATTCCTTAGAAGAAGAACTTGAAGAAGCCAAAAAATTACTAGAGTTACAGGAACTAAACAGAGCAAAAGAGATAATAGAAAAGTGGATGAGCTGA